In one window of Myxococcus virescens DNA:
- a CDS encoding sugar ABC transporter permease, translated as MNRPSRLKMAAIHAGLTLLCMATLYPVLWVVKMALSPTDGLALTANPFPETVTLEHFRQVLSGTDAAGRWVFGRQLLASIVVAGATTLVGLTLAVSAAYALSRFRFPGKEGGMQALLVTQMFPATLMMVPIYSILQKLHLLDSLTGLVLVYATTALPFCIWNLKGYFDTLPRELEEAAVMDGASTFQVFVRVVLPLARPALAVTALFSFMTAWNEFILAATLLNDPSRFTLPVALQRFVGEHKVEWGKFAAGALIVSAPVMALFFALQKHLVGGLTAGGVKG; from the coding sequence ATGAACCGCCCCTCGCGCTTGAAGATGGCCGCCATCCACGCCGGGCTGACGCTGCTGTGCATGGCCACGCTCTACCCGGTGCTCTGGGTGGTGAAGATGGCGCTGTCGCCCACGGACGGGCTGGCGCTCACCGCCAACCCCTTCCCCGAAACCGTCACGCTGGAGCACTTCCGGCAGGTGCTCTCCGGCACGGACGCGGCGGGGCGGTGGGTGTTCGGCCGGCAGCTCCTGGCGAGTATCGTCGTGGCGGGCGCCACCACGCTGGTGGGCCTGACGCTGGCGGTGTCCGCGGCCTACGCGCTGTCGCGCTTCCGCTTCCCCGGCAAGGAAGGCGGGATGCAAGCGCTGCTGGTGACGCAGATGTTCCCGGCGACGCTGATGATGGTGCCCATCTACAGCATCCTCCAGAAGCTGCACCTGCTGGACAGCCTCACGGGGCTCGTCCTGGTCTACGCCACCACCGCCCTGCCCTTCTGCATCTGGAACCTCAAGGGCTACTTCGACACGCTGCCGCGCGAGCTGGAAGAAGCGGCGGTGATGGACGGCGCCTCCACCTTCCAGGTGTTCGTGCGCGTGGTGCTCCCGCTGGCCCGGCCCGCGCTGGCCGTGACGGCGCTCTTCTCCTTCATGACGGCGTGGAACGAGTTCATCCTCGCCGCCACGCTGCTCAATGATCCGTCCCGCTTCACCCTGCCCGTCGCGCTCCAGCGCTTCGTCGGCGAGCACAAGGTGGAGTGGGGCAAGTTCGCCGCGGGCGCGCTCATCGTCTCCGCGCCGGTCATGGCGTTGTTCTTCGCGCTTCAGAAACACCTCGTCGGCGGTTTGACCGCTGGCGGCGTCAAGGGGTGA
- a CDS encoding IPT/TIG domain-containing protein, producing MSSRCLRALVLVLPLLVVACDGDSDGGPAPSDNAPVVREVQPSGGPVSGHTLINVYGAGFKEGAKLYFGQQEALRVVVVNTHRIYGYTPTATSGVVDVRVVNPDSAHGTLVGGFTFEGAPVANIEQAEVLNGNVDAVSNGQPVGTTVRGAVTVTGITRGTGQGGGTRAQVGFALADAELLNPDSYTWEEASYEGDSGSREADIYQGTVLLQPTISGERREWVVTMRFSIDNGATWVMADGDGSANGVSEDMLRRVFISRPRVDYCKLGPDNNPGPVNVFYRPGDTARIKVAGQVYAAGVTQGGGAGSGLVAQLGYGPADSDPRSDSGWTWVNATYKTDHGNNDEWEADLPNPGTVGIWRIAYRFSISENVWRFCDADGVNDSDEGNLTFSLSKLGTLTVGDEAPKPAVTWCKIGLDQTPPEAINYTTTQTSGLKTVYAQVNLPGVTDREGAGPGLAGQLGWGPVGEDPRTSSLWNWSAQLTFDKDNFEVNDQWKGTLPNPTLNGEYRYAVRFNHDGGPIRVCDGDGVDDGGQNFEMDQLGTLNVTGQPVIPRVIGYCKLGPDGNDTPQSLAYTTADAASHVIIAYVNVAGLTNTTTGEVEDIVGQLGWGPAGENPATSPQWDWSTTAQFKGDFWDNDEYEATLPNPGVVGSYRFAYRFQVNGGEFLYCDADGNSSGPDGFNADLTGSLAVSMAPDPEPTDSYCRLQSVSGTTVGSGDIVTVVGRVHIPGVTAGEGPGANVQVQVGVGAADTNASTQADAFTWKAAEYTSEADGEADTDEFSTTVTPAYTGDRAVSLRYTTDGTTWTYCDKDGSNVGGYTLGEQHALTVGNHTGIGYCNLQWPFEIAAGAEGDPRIVYGQLHVDGVTPGSGQGAGVVAELGYGPASSDPGISGWTWVTATYLSDEGNNDQYSVSLPEGVSVGTSYAYRYSLNGGPFCYGDRNDRGGSGNTGNGFQGGDLGTVIP from the coding sequence ATGTCGTCTCGCTGTCTCCGTGCCCTCGTCCTCGTCCTGCCGCTGCTGGTCGTCGCTTGTGATGGCGACTCAGACGGAGGACCTGCTCCCAGCGACAACGCGCCCGTCGTGCGGGAGGTCCAGCCCTCGGGCGGCCCCGTCTCGGGCCACACCCTCATCAACGTCTACGGCGCCGGCTTCAAGGAAGGCGCGAAGCTCTACTTCGGCCAGCAGGAGGCCCTGCGAGTGGTGGTGGTCAACACCCACCGCATCTATGGCTACACCCCCACCGCCACCTCCGGCGTGGTGGACGTGCGCGTGGTGAACCCGGACAGCGCTCACGGCACCCTGGTGGGCGGCTTCACGTTCGAAGGCGCGCCGGTGGCGAACATCGAACAGGCCGAAGTGCTCAACGGCAACGTGGACGCGGTCAGCAACGGACAGCCGGTGGGCACCACCGTGCGCGGCGCCGTCACCGTGACCGGCATCACCCGTGGCACCGGCCAGGGCGGCGGCACCCGCGCGCAGGTGGGCTTCGCCCTGGCGGACGCGGAGCTGCTCAACCCGGACAGCTACACCTGGGAAGAGGCCAGCTACGAGGGTGACTCGGGCAGCCGCGAGGCGGACATCTACCAGGGCACCGTGCTGCTCCAGCCGACCATCAGCGGTGAGCGCCGTGAGTGGGTCGTCACCATGCGCTTCTCCATCGACAACGGCGCCACGTGGGTGATGGCGGACGGCGATGGCAGCGCCAACGGCGTGTCGGAGGACATGCTGCGCCGGGTGTTCATCTCCCGGCCGCGCGTGGACTACTGCAAGCTGGGCCCCGACAACAACCCCGGGCCGGTCAACGTCTTCTACCGGCCGGGCGACACCGCGCGCATCAAGGTGGCCGGCCAGGTGTACGCGGCGGGCGTCACGCAGGGCGGTGGCGCGGGCTCGGGCCTGGTGGCGCAGCTCGGCTACGGTCCGGCGGACTCGGACCCGCGCAGCGACAGCGGCTGGACGTGGGTGAACGCCACGTACAAGACGGACCACGGCAACAACGATGAGTGGGAGGCCGACCTGCCCAACCCGGGCACCGTGGGCATCTGGCGAATCGCCTACCGCTTCAGCATCAGCGAGAACGTGTGGCGCTTCTGCGACGCGGACGGCGTCAACGACAGCGACGAGGGCAACCTGACCTTCAGCCTGTCCAAGCTGGGGACGCTCACCGTGGGCGACGAGGCGCCGAAGCCGGCGGTGACGTGGTGCAAGATTGGCCTCGACCAGACGCCGCCGGAGGCCATCAACTACACGACGACACAGACGTCGGGCCTGAAGACGGTGTACGCCCAGGTCAACCTGCCGGGCGTGACGGACCGCGAAGGCGCAGGGCCAGGCCTGGCGGGCCAGCTCGGCTGGGGTCCCGTGGGTGAGGACCCGCGCACCTCGTCGCTGTGGAACTGGTCAGCCCAGCTGACCTTCGACAAGGACAACTTCGAGGTGAACGACCAGTGGAAGGGCACGCTGCCCAACCCGACCCTCAACGGCGAGTACCGCTACGCGGTGCGCTTCAACCACGACGGCGGCCCCATCCGCGTGTGCGACGGCGACGGCGTGGACGACGGCGGTCAGAACTTCGAGATGGACCAGCTCGGCACGCTCAACGTGACGGGCCAGCCCGTCATCCCGCGCGTCATCGGCTACTGCAAGCTGGGACCGGATGGGAACGACACGCCGCAGTCGCTGGCGTACACCACCGCGGATGCGGCCAGCCACGTCATCATCGCGTACGTCAACGTGGCGGGCCTCACCAACACCACCACAGGCGAAGTCGAGGACATCGTGGGCCAACTCGGCTGGGGACCCGCCGGAGAGAACCCAGCCACATCCCCGCAGTGGGACTGGTCCACGACGGCCCAGTTCAAGGGCGACTTCTGGGACAACGACGAGTACGAGGCCACGTTGCCCAACCCGGGCGTGGTGGGCAGCTACCGGTTCGCCTACCGCTTCCAGGTGAACGGCGGCGAGTTCCTCTACTGCGACGCGGACGGCAACAGCAGCGGCCCGGACGGATTCAATGCGGACCTGACGGGCAGCCTGGCGGTGAGCATGGCCCCGGATCCCGAGCCGACGGACAGCTACTGCCGCCTGCAGAGCGTGAGCGGCACGACGGTGGGCAGCGGCGACATCGTCACCGTGGTGGGCCGGGTGCACATCCCGGGCGTCACCGCGGGCGAGGGCCCGGGCGCCAACGTCCAGGTGCAGGTGGGCGTGGGCGCCGCAGACACCAACGCGTCCACCCAGGCGGACGCGTTCACATGGAAGGCCGCGGAGTACACCAGCGAGGCCGACGGTGAGGCGGACACGGATGAGTTCTCCACCACCGTGACGCCGGCCTACACCGGCGACCGTGCAGTCAGCCTGCGCTACACCACGGACGGCACCACGTGGACGTACTGCGACAAGGACGGCAGCAACGTGGGTGGGTACACGCTGGGCGAGCAGCACGCCCTCACGGTGGGCAACCACACGGGGATTGGCTACTGCAACCTCCAGTGGCCCTTTGAGATCGCGGCGGGCGCCGAGGGTGACCCGCGAATCGTCTACGGCCAGCTACACGTGGACGGTGTCACGCCCGGCAGCGGCCAGGGCGCTGGCGTCGTCGCAGAGCTCGGCTACGGCCCCGCGAGCAGCGATCCGGGCATCTCGGGTTGGACGTGGGTGACAGCCACGTACCTCAGTGACGAGGGCAACAACGACCAGTACTCCGTAAGCCTGCCGGAGGGAGTGTCGGTCGGGACGTCCTACGCGTACCGCTACTCGCTCAACGGCGGGCCGTTCTGCTACGGCGACCGGAACGACCGGGGCGGCAGCGGAAACACCGGTAACGGCTTCCAGGGTGGGGACCTCGGCACGGTCATCCCGTAG
- a CDS encoding cytochrome B6 translates to MSHAQEVQRRGSTSYMPVAQTEPFADVMARMKAEKPKITARHQQLLERRYDLGNRPARGVTMSRGKAVQEGVRVKLPQGVTWESLAAMSPEAIRDRGLFPAGFMPLPHPNHPEGGMVFPKFHIDEIKRQEGRDLTRFDLDFDLPDHLLPEFPPPIFLTTRPDLGDVSQGKLVTIMNVQELFNGILNPKQLEGLRLLVTPFPQQQFNQTADRRSELPSRGVSCFDCHVNGHSNGATHLVGDIRPQEFRHRIDTPTLRGVNIQRLFGSQRALKTVEDFTEFEQRAAYFDGDPVIATKKGVNILERGSQVHFMAEVQALLDFPPAPKLRFDGKLDPKKATQQEMRGQTLFFGKAQCSVCHLPPYYTDNLMHNLQAERFYKPRLVNGAVMGADGPIKTFPLRGIKDSPPYLHDGRLMTLEDTVEFFNLVLETRLNAQEKKDLVAFMRTL, encoded by the coding sequence ATGTCCCACGCCCAGGAAGTGCAGCGGCGGGGTAGCACCAGCTACATGCCCGTGGCCCAGACGGAGCCCTTCGCTGACGTCATGGCGCGGATGAAGGCGGAGAAGCCCAAAATCACCGCGCGCCACCAGCAGCTCCTCGAACGCCGCTATGACCTGGGAAACCGTCCGGCCCGGGGCGTCACCATGTCCCGGGGGAAAGCCGTCCAGGAAGGCGTGCGGGTGAAGCTCCCGCAGGGCGTGACCTGGGAGTCCCTCGCCGCCATGAGCCCGGAGGCGATTCGAGACAGGGGGCTCTTCCCCGCGGGCTTCATGCCATTGCCCCACCCGAATCATCCGGAAGGCGGCATGGTCTTCCCCAAGTTCCACATCGATGAAATCAAGCGGCAGGAAGGGAGGGACCTCACACGGTTCGACCTCGACTTCGACTTGCCGGACCACCTGCTGCCGGAGTTCCCGCCGCCCATCTTCCTCACCACGCGCCCGGACCTGGGGGATGTCTCGCAGGGGAAGCTGGTGACCATCATGAACGTCCAGGAGCTGTTCAACGGCATCCTGAATCCGAAGCAACTGGAAGGCCTCCGGCTGCTCGTCACGCCCTTTCCCCAGCAGCAGTTCAATCAGACCGCCGACCGCCGCTCCGAACTGCCCAGCCGGGGCGTGAGCTGCTTCGACTGTCACGTCAACGGCCACTCCAATGGCGCCACGCACCTGGTGGGCGACATCCGGCCCCAGGAGTTCCGCCACCGCATCGATACGCCGACGCTCCGCGGGGTGAACATCCAGCGCCTGTTCGGCTCACAGCGGGCCCTGAAGACCGTGGAGGACTTCACCGAGTTCGAGCAGCGCGCGGCGTACTTCGATGGGGACCCGGTCATCGCGACGAAGAAAGGGGTCAACATTCTCGAGCGGGGCAGCCAGGTACACTTCATGGCGGAGGTCCAGGCCCTCCTCGACTTCCCGCCGGCCCCCAAGCTCCGCTTCGACGGGAAGCTGGACCCGAAGAAGGCCACCCAGCAGGAGATGCGCGGACAGACGCTCTTCTTCGGCAAGGCGCAGTGCTCCGTGTGCCACCTCCCGCCGTATTACACAGACAACCTGATGCACAACCTGCAGGCGGAGCGCTTCTACAAGCCCCGGCTGGTGAACGGCGCGGTGATGGGCGCCGATGGCCCCATCAAGACGTTCCCCCTGCGAGGCATCAAGGACTCTCCGCCCTATCTCCATGATGGGCGGCTCATGACGCTGGAGGACACGGTGGAGTTCTTCAACCTCGTGCTGGAGACCCGGCTCAACGCGCAGGAGAAGAAGGACCTGGTCGCGTTCATGCGCACGCTCTGA
- a CDS encoding DUF6624 domain-containing protein has translation MRRIIALLAALNLVACTHGGGAAPEAASATKPAAPKPVATPEAKAAASEASGLAMKGDNARALPLFRSAWEGGVRSRNLAYNAACAASLLAEREEALVWLERAVEEGFDDAKHLQKDPDLSNVRSLPGYAALEQRVIAAEAKQYEAADPVLRDELLKRMEEDQEARSALIASNFQDEAAKAKLKDVDARNTTWLKGVIAKHGWPGSALVGRRGTFAAWLLVQHADQDVAFQSEVLPMLEKAVARGEGSAKELAYLTDRVLVNTGKPQRYATQLEEVDGKTVPKALEDPEKVNERRAAVGLDTLEEYIAAFERMKAAATQQKP, from the coding sequence ATGCGTCGCATCATCGCCCTGCTTGCCGCGCTGAACCTGGTTGCATGTACCCACGGTGGTGGCGCCGCGCCGGAAGCCGCCTCGGCCACGAAGCCCGCGGCGCCAAAGCCCGTCGCCACGCCCGAAGCGAAAGCGGCTGCCTCCGAGGCATCCGGACTGGCCATGAAAGGCGACAACGCACGCGCCCTTCCCCTGTTCCGAAGCGCTTGGGAAGGCGGGGTGCGCAGCAGGAACCTGGCCTACAATGCGGCCTGCGCGGCGTCCTTGCTGGCGGAGCGCGAGGAGGCGCTGGTCTGGCTGGAGCGCGCCGTGGAGGAAGGCTTCGATGACGCGAAGCACCTCCAGAAGGACCCTGACCTGAGCAACGTCCGGAGCCTTCCCGGCTACGCGGCGCTGGAGCAGCGAGTCATCGCCGCCGAGGCGAAGCAGTACGAGGCCGCGGACCCTGTGCTGCGGGACGAGTTGCTCAAGCGCATGGAAGAGGACCAGGAGGCGCGCAGTGCCCTCATCGCCTCGAACTTCCAGGATGAGGCCGCCAAGGCGAAGCTGAAGGACGTCGATGCGCGCAACACCACCTGGCTCAAGGGCGTCATCGCGAAGCATGGCTGGCCGGGAAGCGCGCTGGTGGGCCGGCGCGGTACCTTCGCCGCGTGGTTGCTGGTGCAGCACGCGGACCAGGATGTGGCCTTCCAGAGCGAGGTCCTTCCGATGCTGGAGAAGGCCGTGGCGCGAGGGGAGGGCTCCGCGAAGGAGCTCGCGTACCTCACGGACCGGGTGCTGGTGAATACCGGCAAGCCGCAGCGCTACGCCACCCAGTTGGAGGAGGTGGATGGAAAGACGGTGCCCAAGGCGCTGGAGGACCCCGAGAAGGTGAATGAGCGGCGCGCCGCCGTGGGGCTCGATACGCTGGAGGAGTACATCGCGGCCTTCGAGCGGATGAAGGCCGCGGCCACCCAGCAGAAGCCCTGA
- a CDS encoding linear amide C-N hydrolase gives MCTDFLVATEDSSAVVVGRSMEFGVDLGSKFRFHAKGHTVQSPGSLTHLHGLKWTTKFDYVGLTVTLYGVTVIGDAMNSEGLSAGALWMPTSTYPQAAKDPSRGLAPELFVEWAVGNFATVDAVKEALANGDAELWHSDWMSSKIPLHFALHDAKGNSMVVEFTDRQMFLYASTGHDNSPLNMHNPVAVLTNHPTFPDHLENLKNYARLSSRGATPVKLGTGTFAPHGCGSGLFGIPGDSTPPSRFVRAVYLREFSEKPKNAAEARSLALHLLNTVDIPYGTSRDLNEATGKDSLDYTQWVVVKDLTNRTFGVRTYDSLGLQTLDLRTVDFKKADGKTLAISPVDSQLDANKQLAS, from the coding sequence ATGTGCACTGATTTTCTGGTCGCGACCGAGGACTCGAGCGCTGTCGTGGTTGGCCGCAGCATGGAGTTCGGCGTCGACCTCGGCTCCAAGTTCCGGTTCCACGCCAAGGGGCATACGGTCCAGTCTCCTGGTTCCCTCACGCACCTGCATGGCCTCAAGTGGACGACGAAGTTCGACTACGTCGGCCTCACCGTCACGCTCTATGGCGTCACCGTCATCGGCGATGCGATGAACTCGGAAGGCCTCTCCGCCGGAGCGCTGTGGATGCCCACGTCCACGTATCCCCAGGCCGCCAAGGACCCGTCCCGGGGACTGGCGCCCGAGCTCTTCGTGGAGTGGGCCGTGGGTAACTTCGCCACCGTGGACGCGGTGAAGGAGGCCCTGGCGAACGGCGACGCCGAGCTGTGGCACAGCGACTGGATGTCGAGCAAGATCCCGCTCCACTTCGCCCTCCACGACGCGAAGGGCAACAGCATGGTCGTCGAGTTCACCGACCGGCAGATGTTCCTGTACGCGTCGACGGGTCATGACAACTCGCCGCTGAACATGCACAACCCCGTTGCCGTCCTGACCAACCACCCGACCTTCCCGGACCACCTGGAGAACCTCAAGAACTACGCGAGGCTGTCGTCCCGTGGCGCCACGCCCGTGAAGCTGGGAACCGGCACCTTCGCGCCTCACGGCTGCGGCAGCGGCCTCTTCGGGATTCCCGGCGACTCCACGCCCCCCTCCCGGTTCGTCCGGGCCGTCTACCTCCGTGAGTTCTCCGAGAAGCCCAAGAACGCGGCCGAGGCCCGCTCCCTGGCGCTGCACCTGCTCAACACCGTCGACATCCCCTACGGCACCAGCCGCGACTTGAACGAGGCCACGGGCAAGGACTCTCTCGACTACACCCAGTGGGTCGTCGTGAAGGACCTCACGAACCGCACGTTCGGCGTCCGGACCTACGACAGCCTGGGGCTGCAGACGCTGGACCTGCGCACGGTCGACTTCAAGAAGGCGGATGGCAAGACGCTCGCCATCTCCCCGGTGGATTCGCAGCTCGACGCCAACAAGCAGCTGGCGAGCTGA
- a CDS encoding Ig-like domain-containing protein, which translates to MTLKLSWLRCALAVLGLWAFVPGCKNSEPDGNSPPDAAGEPDAGGPDGGHEPTPDGGPSDGGTQTSDGVGFIGYVLPASNAEAVPRNARVIVGFAEALDVTTVSAEVLTVSENGVAVAGTVTHDPVTRTLTFTPGRPFAADTLVTVGVSTALRLVSGKSLPAPYQSVFTVGLEADTSPPEVLATRPGSGESGVSPTWPVYTLSFREPMDPRTLTGDTLRFEQALGSNPAAPLTGVISYDAPSQSVSFRVSPLPAPGALVTGTLSTGAKDLAGNALTQAHAFSFVVTASRDTTAPRVQETLPEATSVGVAARYAPIIVHFSEPLRPESVTPDRVYLEELNTDGTQVVRRVPGTLRYDDAKLHAAFTPKEPLKYQTRYRGRVSAVEDLAGNVLALFDGFHFVTELEPSPPLVRDATPAPDARFVPLGSPLRVSFDRPLDPATVNARTVGVEGVTGLVNYESSTNTVVFRPVPPFAPATNYTVTVKDVQTPQGAGLASPHTYMVRTVAPGVRVSAGRPGQPGMPVFATGPRGTLAVWNEDTGTAIQVRAAFDSGSGFGDSVLVGEGRSMTLAPQVSAWGERFVVGWSDRSLAGGAVALFDGAAFTPVTPGISGRLFGVGNHLYAVNGKTFRVHAGTQWSEVFTASNLGSPVSLLQNGDRVLVSSGRSTTLEVSVVFDGVRWLESTVSSPVDAQYIRVGDSFGRAWVSNQGVEFALFNRDTREWGLGELITTEQMTSLRIASDGSTITAVLGDTGGLFASVRANGAWQAPSLLDNLAVRDIWAVVPHRGNYVALWTGINSATLVRAVSQTGSSWSSTSKAVVASGLSSVLDVRASGDDLLVLMQKTQPSSTAEIWGAALTSQGWQPSVQLRGREATSSVLVPVGARAGALFIQPGRLVVRGYLGGGQWDSGLELVTPALVGSVRNAAVHFESDGHGAAAWEQFDAGAWSLFLAEFDGTVWMEPVRVGPGGTKVRVAVDDNGVVVAYLQPSTQADLMDIWVVSSEAGVVGAPQLLDSVAATDPDLALVHGPSGFMAVWGEWEIRGARSVDGVAWRDLATLIPRVFQEARWYNTRLVTVGESFALSTQRNELYLNMSIHTAGVWQPIAAPVMPSDVYEFVAAGNSVMLMAPFDDEFRYIFHNGIAWSGQNIVKSPEDGQGVLAAAPSGFRMHTDKSWWRWSGTEWLKEATDVSRPYWAGSLRCDAKGCGLATGAAFDTPVNLALSYASGTRSFWTGASPAQGDFPVQAGSVTWDFVADTYRVTWRQPVQQGVLALHASTAL; encoded by the coding sequence ATGACCTTGAAACTCTCCTGGCTGCGATGCGCCCTGGCCGTCCTCGGCCTCTGGGCATTCGTCCCTGGCTGTAAGAACAGCGAGCCTGATGGAAATTCACCGCCGGATGCCGCGGGCGAGCCCGATGCGGGCGGACCGGATGGGGGCCACGAGCCCACGCCCGATGGTGGCCCTTCGGACGGTGGGACGCAGACGTCGGATGGCGTGGGCTTCATCGGCTACGTGCTGCCCGCGTCGAACGCGGAAGCCGTCCCACGCAACGCGCGAGTCATCGTGGGGTTCGCCGAGGCGCTCGATGTCACCACCGTGAGCGCGGAGGTCCTCACGGTGTCGGAGAACGGCGTCGCGGTGGCGGGAACGGTGACGCATGACCCCGTCACGCGCACGCTGACCTTCACGCCAGGGCGTCCCTTCGCGGCGGATACGTTGGTGACGGTGGGCGTCTCCACGGCGCTGCGTCTGGTGTCGGGCAAGTCCCTGCCGGCGCCCTACCAATCGGTCTTCACGGTGGGGCTGGAGGCGGACACGTCGCCGCCGGAGGTGCTGGCCACGCGGCCCGGCAGTGGTGAGAGTGGCGTGTCGCCGACCTGGCCGGTGTACACGCTCTCATTCCGAGAGCCGATGGACCCGCGCACGCTCACCGGTGACACGCTCCGGTTCGAGCAGGCGCTGGGGTCGAACCCCGCGGCGCCGCTCACGGGTGTCATCTCCTACGATGCTCCGAGCCAGTCGGTGTCCTTCCGTGTCAGTCCTTTGCCCGCGCCGGGGGCGCTCGTCACCGGGACACTCTCCACGGGGGCGAAGGACCTGGCGGGCAATGCGCTCACGCAGGCGCACGCGTTCTCGTTCGTTGTGACGGCATCGCGCGACACCACCGCGCCGCGGGTGCAGGAGACGCTGCCGGAGGCCACGTCGGTGGGGGTGGCCGCGCGCTATGCGCCCATCATCGTCCACTTCAGTGAGCCACTCCGGCCGGAGAGCGTCACGCCGGACCGCGTCTACCTGGAGGAGCTGAACACCGACGGCACGCAGGTGGTCCGCCGGGTTCCGGGCACGCTGCGCTACGACGACGCGAAGCTCCACGCCGCCTTCACGCCGAAAGAGCCGCTGAAATACCAGACGCGCTACCGGGGGCGGGTCAGCGCCGTGGAGGACCTCGCGGGCAACGTGCTGGCGCTGTTCGACGGCTTCCACTTCGTCACGGAGCTGGAGCCCTCTCCGCCGCTGGTGCGTGATGCGACGCCGGCTCCGGACGCGCGCTTCGTGCCGCTGGGGAGCCCGCTGCGCGTGAGCTTCGACCGGCCGCTGGACCCGGCCACCGTCAACGCGCGGACGGTGGGCGTCGAGGGCGTCACGGGGCTGGTCAACTACGAGTCCTCCACGAACACGGTGGTGTTCCGGCCCGTGCCGCCCTTCGCGCCCGCCACGAACTACACGGTGACGGTGAAGGACGTGCAGACGCCGCAGGGGGCGGGCCTCGCCTCGCCGCACACGTACATGGTGCGCACGGTGGCTCCCGGAGTGAGGGTGAGCGCGGGGCGTCCCGGTCAGCCGGGGATGCCCGTGTTCGCCACGGGCCCCCGGGGGACGCTGGCCGTGTGGAACGAGGACACGGGGACGGCCATCCAGGTCCGCGCGGCCTTCGACAGCGGCTCGGGCTTCGGGGACTCCGTCCTGGTGGGGGAGGGACGCTCGATGACGCTGGCGCCGCAGGTGTCCGCGTGGGGCGAGCGCTTCGTGGTGGGCTGGTCGGACCGCTCGCTCGCGGGGGGCGCCGTCGCGCTCTTCGATGGGGCGGCCTTCACGCCCGTGACGCCCGGCATCAGCGGTCGGCTGTTCGGGGTGGGGAATCATCTCTATGCCGTCAATGGGAAGACCTTCCGGGTCCATGCTGGGACGCAGTGGTCGGAGGTCTTCACGGCTTCGAACCTGGGGTCGCCCGTGTCCCTCCTGCAGAATGGAGACCGGGTGCTGGTGTCGTCGGGGCGGAGCACGACGTTGGAGGTCTCGGTCGTGTTCGACGGGGTGCGGTGGCTGGAGTCCACGGTGTCGTCCCCGGTGGACGCGCAGTACATCCGCGTGGGGGACAGCTTCGGGCGGGCGTGGGTGTCCAACCAGGGGGTGGAGTTCGCGCTCTTCAACCGGGACACGCGCGAGTGGGGGTTGGGGGAGCTCATCACGACCGAGCAGATGACGAGCCTGCGCATCGCCTCGGATGGCAGCACCATCACGGCGGTCCTCGGCGATACGGGCGGGCTTTTCGCGTCGGTGCGCGCGAACGGGGCATGGCAGGCCCCATCGCTGTTGGACAACCTGGCGGTTCGCGACATCTGGGCGGTGGTGCCCCACCGAGGCAACTACGTCGCGTTGTGGACCGGTATCAACAGCGCCACGCTGGTGCGCGCCGTCTCGCAGACGGGAAGCTCATGGAGCTCGACCTCGAAGGCCGTGGTCGCGTCGGGGTTGAGCAGCGTGCTCGACGTGCGGGCGTCGGGGGATGACCTGCTGGTCCTGATGCAGAAGACCCAGCCGTCGTCCACGGCTGAAATCTGGGGCGCGGCGCTCACGTCGCAGGGGTGGCAGCCGAGCGTCCAGCTTCGTGGCCGGGAGGCGACTTCCTCGGTGTTGGTGCCGGTGGGGGCTCGCGCGGGTGCGCTCTTCATTCAGCCGGGGCGGCTCGTGGTGCGCGGCTATCTGGGAGGCGGCCAGTGGGACTCGGGGCTTGAGCTGGTGACGCCGGCGCTCGTCGGCAGCGTGCGGAACGCAGCCGTCCACTTCGAGTCCGACGGGCATGGGGCCGCCGCGTGGGAGCAGTTCGACGCGGGGGCGTGGAGTCTCTTCCTGGCGGAGTTCGACGGGACGGTGTGGATGGAGCCGGTGCGTGTGGGGCCGGGGGGCACGAAGGTCCGCGTGGCGGTGGACGACAACGGGGTGGTGGTGGCGTATCTCCAGCCGTCCACGCAGGCGGACCTGATGGACATCTGGGTGGTGTCCTCCGAGGCGGGGGTGGTGGGGGCGCCGCAACTGTTGGACAGCGTGGCGGCCACGGACCCGGACCTGGCGCTGGTGCATGGCCCCAGCGGCTTCATGGCGGTGTGGGGCGAGTGGGAGATTCGCGGAGCGCGGAGCGTGGATGGGGTGGCGTGGCGGGACCTGGCGACCCTCATCCCGAGGGTGTTCCAGGAGGCGCGTTGGTACAACACGCGGCTGGTCACGGTGGGTGAGTCCTTCGCGCTGTCGACGCAGCGCAATGAGCTCTACCTGAACATGAGCATCCACACCGCGGGCGTGTGGCAGCCCATCGCGGCCCCGGTCATGCCCAGTGACGTCTACGAGTTCGTCGCGGCGGGCAACTCGGTGATGTTGATGGCGCCCTTCGACGACGAGTTCCGCTACATCTTCCACAACGGCATCGCCTGGTCCGGCCAGAACATCGTCAAGTCGCCGGAGGACGGCCAAGGTGTGCTCGCGGCGGCTCCGAGCGGGTTCCGGATGCACACCGACAAGAGCTGGTGGCGGTGGAGCGGGACGGAGTGGCTGAAAGAGGCGACGGATGTCAGCCGTCCCTATTGGGCGGGCAGCCTGCGCTGTGACGCGAAGGGCTGCGGCCTGGCGACGGGAGCCGCGTTCGATACGCCGGTGAACCTGGCGCTGTCCTACGCGTCGGGCACGCGCTCTTTCTGGACGGGGGCCTCGCCCGCGCAGGGAGACTTCCCCGTCCAGGCGGGGAGTGTGACGTGGGACTTCGTGGCGGACACCTACCGCGTCACGTGGCGCCAGCCCGTGCAGCAGGGTGTGCTCGCGCTGCACGCCAGCACGGCCCTGTGA